Proteins encoded by one window of Roseibium sp. Sym1:
- a CDS encoding IS3 family transposase (programmed frameshift), giving the protein MKASKFSDAQKAFIVKRGEEGVPVAEICREAGISQATYFNWRKKYAGLMPSEMKRLRELEQENARLKKIVADLSLDKEMLQDIVKRKPLRPARKRTLVDEMRSDWSVSIRRACAVIRLDPTTYRYRSRRPGQAALEQRIREICQTRVRFGYRRVHVLLLREGWVINMKKTRRIYNELGLQLRNKHPKRRVKAKLREDRQEAVGPNDVWAMDFVHDQLATGRKIRVLTVIDTFSRYVPALDPRFSYRGEDVVRTLETVCTRIGYPKTIRVDQGSEFISRDLDLWAYRRGVTLDFSRPGKPTDNAFIEAFNGRFRAECLNAHWFLSLADATEKLEDWRKDYNEHRPHGAIGNKVPVDLMKSEHAASPCS; this is encoded by the exons ATGAAGGCATCGAAGTTTTCTGATGCGCAGAAGGCGTTCATCGTCAAGCGTGGGGAAGAAGGTGTTCCGGTTGCGGAGATCTGCCGTGAAGCTGGCATCAGCCAGGCGACCTATTTCAACTGGCGGAAGAAATACGCGGGTTTGATGCCGTCGGAGATGAAGCGTCTTCGGGAGCTTGAGCAGGAGAATGCCCGGCTGAAGAAGATCGTCGCGGACCTGTCGCTCGACAAGGAGATGCTTCAGGACATTGTCAAACGAAAGC CTCTGAGGCCTGCCCGGAAGAGAACGCTGGTCGACGAGATGCGGTCGGACTGGTCGGTGTCCATTCGCCGTGCGTGCGCGGTGATCCGGCTTGACCCGACGACCTACCGTTACAGATCCCGTCGGCCCGGCCAGGCCGCTTTGGAACAGCGTATCAGGGAGATTTGCCAGACGCGCGTCCGGTTCGGTTACCGGCGGGTGCATGTATTGCTGCTTCGGGAAGGCTGGGTGATCAACATGAAGAAAACACGGCGGATCTACAACGAGTTGGGCCTGCAACTGAGGAACAAGCATCCCAAGCGCCGAGTGAAGGCGAAGCTTCGGGAAGATCGCCAGGAAGCCGTGGGTCCGAATGATGTCTGGGCCATGGATTTCGTGCATGATCAGCTCGCAACCGGTCGGAAGATCCGCGTTCTGACGGTGATCGACACGTTCTCCCGCTATGTGCCGGCGCTTGATCCGCGCTTCAGTTACCGTGGCGAGGATGTGGTGAGAACGCTGGAAACTGTCTGCACCCGGATTGGCTATCCGAAGACGATCCGGGTCGATCAGGGCTCCGAGTTCATCTCTCGGGATCTCGATCTGTGGGCCTATAGAAGGGGCGTCACGCTTGACTTCTCCAGGCCTGGGAAACCGACGGACAACGCCTTCATTGAGGCCTTCAACGGCCGTTTCAGGGCGGAGTGCCTGAATGCACACTGGTTCCTGAGCCTTGCGGATGCGACCGAAAAGTTGGAGGATTGGCGCAAGGACTACAATGAACACAGACCTCACGGTGCCATCGGCAACAAAGTGCCGGTGGATCTCATGAAATCAGAACACGCAGCCAGCCCGTGTTCCTGA
- a CDS encoding Crp/Fnr family transcriptional regulator: protein MPDSKKRSIKQSIRLFDSISEFDDNQFERICQIFQVDPGETVLKKNDVSSDVFLILNGTVSVCDYSIDGKEVTYFEISEGGIFGEFAAIDGGPRSASIEAKTEALIARMSGQDFRALIASSGTFGLRVAEHLVTKTRALSRRIFEFSALSVRQRLYAEILRLCEDKSDYEGICELSPAPSHYELATRIATHREAVTKELNRLVAIGLAKLERRSITIKDVSKLRRMLAENDTG, encoded by the coding sequence ATGCCCGACTCAAAAAAGCGTTCGATCAAGCAATCAATTCGATTGTTCGATAGCATTTCTGAATTTGACGACAATCAATTTGAAAGAATTTGCCAGATCTTTCAAGTAGACCCAGGCGAGACGGTTCTAAAAAAAAATGACGTTTCCTCTGATGTGTTTCTTATTCTGAACGGTACCGTATCGGTCTGTGATTATTCAATCGATGGAAAAGAAGTTACCTATTTTGAGATCAGCGAAGGCGGGATCTTCGGAGAGTTTGCAGCGATTGATGGTGGGCCACGCTCCGCTTCAATCGAAGCTAAGACCGAAGCCTTGATCGCGCGCATGTCTGGGCAGGATTTTCGCGCGTTGATTGCCTCAAGTGGAACCTTCGGCCTGCGCGTCGCGGAGCATTTGGTGACGAAAACCAGGGCACTTAGCCGGCGTATCTTCGAGTTTAGCGCGCTGTCTGTCCGCCAACGGCTGTATGCGGAAATCCTTCGTCTATGCGAGGACAAATCCGATTACGAAGGAATATGCGAACTTTCACCTGCACCCTCGCATTATGAACTTGCCACACGGATCGCAACGCATCGAGAGGCCGTTACAAAGGAACTGAACCGTTTGGTCGCGATCGGCTTAGCCAAGCTCGAACGAAGAAGCATCACGATCAAGGATGTTTCGAAGTTGCGACGCATGCTGGCCGAGAATGACACTGGTTAG
- a CDS encoding adenylate/guanylate cyclase domain-containing protein, which translates to MILKKETSIPYQVIGTRSVLIIDLVESVRLIEEKEREAVERWVKFADHVQADILPNCSGRLKKRLGDGLLIDFDQPRDALVAALAIRAACIEDNRDKQASDHFLLRMGIDVANTFEDDYDLYGHGVNRAARLMTLASPGDILISADARNQAIAELDAGFEDLGECYLKHIKEPVRTYRVHPIGEVRAAAGPSASVALNPTLAVLPLAPRQPTPDQLVLGQILSDELIQIFSTSQNLNVISHLSTSAFTGRVIDLAEVRKQFSADFILSGRFFRDGDKIELFVELSDTENGMVVWSDSVHDRIGSLYGADRALISSIVSGTCNAITLAELKRARSLPLPNLQIHSLLMAAVALMHRMSRHDFQRSFEMLEEVVHRAGRQSVPHAWMAKWHVLRTQQGWSERADQDAYNARVSAERALEADPDSSLALTIDGLVQTHILKDHHTATERYQSAVKANPNNSLAWLLKGTDHAFTGDGVTAVADTQRAIQLSPLDPHRYYYDTLAATAYLADHQFQQALEFADRSLRANRFHTSSLRAKAIACWQLGQRDEARRVGRTLMDMEPNLTIRAWKARTPSIGHAICDEWAYTLKKVGVPE; encoded by the coding sequence GTGATTTTGAAAAAAGAAACAAGTATCCCCTACCAGGTGATTGGCACTCGTTCCGTCCTGATCATCGACCTTGTTGAGTCTGTTCGCTTGATCGAGGAGAAGGAACGGGAAGCAGTCGAGCGGTGGGTCAAGTTCGCGGACCACGTTCAAGCCGATATTTTGCCGAACTGTTCCGGCCGCTTGAAGAAGCGGCTTGGCGACGGTCTTCTGATTGATTTTGATCAACCGCGAGATGCCTTGGTCGCCGCTTTGGCCATTCGGGCCGCATGCATAGAGGACAACCGGGACAAACAGGCTTCCGACCATTTCCTCTTGCGAATGGGGATCGATGTCGCGAATACATTCGAAGACGATTATGATTTATACGGCCATGGCGTAAATCGCGCCGCGCGGCTAATGACCCTCGCATCCCCCGGTGACATCCTCATTTCCGCCGACGCCCGAAACCAGGCAATTGCAGAGCTTGACGCCGGTTTCGAAGACCTCGGTGAATGCTATCTGAAACACATAAAGGAACCCGTACGCACTTACCGTGTTCACCCGATCGGAGAGGTTCGCGCAGCCGCCGGTCCCAGTGCATCCGTCGCGCTGAACCCGACACTTGCTGTCCTGCCCCTGGCTCCACGCCAGCCGACGCCGGACCAACTTGTTCTTGGCCAGATTCTTTCGGATGAGTTGATCCAGATCTTTTCAACCTCACAGAACTTGAATGTGATTTCCCATTTGTCCACCTCCGCGTTCACGGGACGCGTGATAGATTTGGCTGAAGTCAGGAAGCAATTTTCAGCTGATTTCATCCTGTCGGGGCGTTTTTTTCGGGACGGCGACAAAATTGAACTTTTTGTTGAACTCAGTGACACTGAAAACGGCATGGTTGTCTGGTCCGACTCGGTTCACGATCGTATTGGCAGCCTTTATGGTGCCGATCGTGCCCTGATTTCCTCGATCGTGTCCGGAACCTGCAACGCTATCACTCTGGCTGAGTTGAAACGTGCCCGCAGCCTTCCCCTCCCCAACCTTCAAATTCATTCCCTGCTGATGGCCGCGGTTGCGCTCATGCACCGCATGTCCCGGCACGACTTTCAACGCTCCTTCGAGATGCTTGAAGAAGTTGTTCACCGGGCGGGACGACAATCGGTTCCACACGCTTGGATGGCCAAGTGGCATGTACTGAGAACACAGCAGGGCTGGAGTGAAAGGGCCGACCAGGACGCCTACAATGCCCGCGTGTCGGCGGAACGTGCCCTTGAGGCCGATCCCGACAGTTCCCTGGCGCTCACGATCGACGGGCTGGTTCAAACGCATATTCTAAAAGATCATCACACTGCAACCGAGAGGTATCAGTCGGCGGTCAAGGCCAACCCCAACAACTCCCTGGCCTGGCTTCTAAAAGGTACCGATCATGCCTTTACGGGCGACGGTGTAACGGCCGTCGCCGATACACAAAGGGCCATCCAGCTCTCGCCGCTCGATCCGCACCGCTACTACTACGATACACTCGCGGCAACCGCCTATTTGGCTGACCACCAGTTTCAACAGGCGCTTGAATTTGCGGACCGGTCCCTGCGCGCAAACCGGTTTCATACATCGTCCCTTCGCGCCAAAGCCATCGCGTGCTGGCAGCTCGGACAGCGGGACGAGGCGCGGCGTGTCGGCAGGACACTCATGGACATGGAGCCCAATCTGACGATCAGGGCCTGGAAAGCCAGGACCCCGAGTATCGGACATGCGATCTGCGATGAATGGGCCTACACGCTGAAGAAGGTCGGCGTGCCTGAATGA
- a CDS encoding phosphatase PAP2 family protein — MAIRSGVSGVSGVSGVSGVSGVSGVSGVSGVSGVSGVSGVSGVSGVAGITGIAGEFYGITETNALLTNRDGIVGNWLGAPTAQQGPLKHDSNDNLKLLGTTERAAIIDFELNSRLAFVSGKPAIGVPPTMTLYHLFVDMTPGGAPANIAWHKLVEMSRPTQEVFLDQLRYLQTYAELRPDRGAEIIAQLGVPNAFFSSIAPFSFATKPKTVELIYAALRMSYVVEMRFKHALACRRAHEYSPQVQPMIPPPLHGSLPSGHATEAFLFALIMSHLVAGTKGNASEEERWVEQFARQAARIAINRTVAGVHYPVDSVAGCLLGLTLGEYFVGLCTGLVSYRKLSFIGNNFPVEGDADFNWTRYFNPKARRMELDPGLQYAEISPHSEQAPSEFGDTSSILSWLWKEAREEWKDETEQA; from the coding sequence ATGGCTATTCGGTCTGGTGTTAGCGGTGTCTCCGGTGTCTCCGGTGTTTCGGGCGTTTCCGGCGTCTCGGGGGTATCGGGCGTCTCAGGCGTCTCCGGTGTGTCGGGTGTTTCAGGTGTCTCCGGGGTTTCAGGCGTTGCCGGCATTACAGGCATTGCCGGAGAGTTTTACGGGATTACTGAAACAAATGCGCTTTTGACCAACCGCGACGGTATAGTCGGAAATTGGCTAGGAGCGCCCACCGCTCAACAAGGACCGCTGAAACACGATAGTAACGACAATCTGAAATTGCTCGGAACCACGGAACGCGCTGCAATAATAGATTTCGAACTGAATTCTCGCCTAGCTTTCGTCTCTGGCAAACCGGCGATTGGCGTTCCGCCCACAATGACATTGTACCATTTGTTCGTCGACATGACCCCGGGCGGTGCACCGGCAAATATCGCTTGGCACAAGCTGGTGGAAATGTCCCGACCGACGCAAGAGGTTTTTCTGGACCAGCTCCGGTATCTTCAGACCTATGCAGAATTACGTCCGGATCGGGGCGCCGAAATCATCGCTCAGCTAGGGGTTCCAAATGCCTTTTTCAGCTCTATTGCTCCGTTTAGTTTTGCGACCAAACCCAAGACGGTTGAGCTCATCTACGCAGCCTTGAGGATGTCGTATGTCGTCGAGATGCGCTTCAAGCATGCTCTCGCCTGCCGTCGGGCACACGAGTATTCGCCTCAGGTTCAGCCGATGATCCCGCCACCTCTGCACGGCTCCTTGCCGAGCGGCCATGCAACAGAGGCTTTTCTGTTCGCTTTGATCATGTCGCATCTTGTTGCTGGGACCAAAGGAAACGCCTCGGAAGAAGAGCGCTGGGTTGAACAATTCGCTCGTCAGGCAGCCAGGATCGCCATAAACAGAACGGTTGCGGGCGTACATTATCCCGTCGATAGCGTTGCCGGCTGCCTCCTTGGCCTGACTTTGGGAGAATATTTTGTGGGCCTGTGCACAGGACTTGTAAGCTACCGCAAGCTAAGTTTTATCGGTAACAATTTTCCGGTCGAAGGCGACGCAGATTTCAACTGGACGCGCTACTTCAATCCAAAAGCCAGGAGGATGGAACTCGATCCTGGCCTGCAATACGCTGAGATTTCTCCGCATTCCGAGCAAGCTCCATCAGAATTTGGCGATACCTCTTCCATTTTGAGTTGGCTTTGGAAAGAAGCGCGCGAGGAATGGAAGGACGAAACTGAACAGGCTTAA
- a CDS encoding TIGR02594 family protein, translated as MTGIHIIQPGDTMMAIANQYNCSLPELLALNTHISDPNLIFAGQQLNVPDSGVNGASALPVHSGEDPHWYRIALEELNTTEFSGDDHNPRIIEYHSTTTLKARADEVPWCSSFVNWCVEQAGLAGTKSAAARSWLQWGAGLAHPQKGCIVVFSSSRGPTSGHVGFFVREEGNHYLTLGGNQNNSVNLSSYPKGRLLGYRWPAQTRH; from the coding sequence ATGACTGGAATTCATATTATTCAGCCTGGCGACACGATGATGGCGATTGCAAATCAATACAACTGTTCATTGCCTGAACTGCTGGCGTTGAACACACACATCAGCGATCCGAACCTGATTTTCGCAGGACAACAACTGAATGTGCCCGACAGCGGCGTCAACGGGGCTTCGGCGCTGCCTGTGCATTCTGGCGAAGATCCTCACTGGTACAGAATTGCGCTTGAAGAACTGAACACGACCGAATTCTCGGGAGATGACCATAACCCGCGCATCATTGAGTATCACAGCACAACGACACTCAAGGCGCGCGCGGATGAAGTGCCCTGGTGCTCTTCATTTGTAAACTGGTGCGTGGAACAGGCCGGTCTTGCAGGCACAAAGAGCGCCGCCGCGCGATCGTGGCTTCAATGGGGCGCCGGCCTGGCACACCCGCAGAAGGGGTGTATCGTTGTGTTCTCCTCATCCCGAGGCCCGACGTCCGGCCACGTCGGTTTCTTCGTGCGCGAGGAAGGGAACCATTACCTGACCCTGGGAGGAAATCAGAACAATTCCGTGAACCTGTCTTCCTATCCGAAAGGCCGGCTTCTGGGCTACAGGTGGCCTGCACAGACACGGCATTGA